CACGTGGCTTAAGAAAATTCTGTTCTCAACTTCGTGGATACATAATCCACAGTGCCAACgaaaacagaaaatgaaaatatctccAAATTGATATAGACTTCGTTTGTAGGATCATCGCTACTGTATGATAATAAATGAGTGTATGATATCCTTAATAAAATGCCAGGGTACGGAATTTATACTAAATGTGCTGTTAACCAGGAATATAGATTAATGTTCAGTGAAAATGTCACTTTATTTTCCGTTTAATAGTGTGCGCGTTACCCTTTTTTTGTCTATGATAATGTTATGCATAGTTTTACTTGCTAGAACAAAAGaagtttttattaaaaatattttcttatataaaaagtagctttttctttcttttttcatgCCTTACATATTTGTGGGAAATTATGTATTCAATACAAAAATGTGTGATGGAACTTTACTAAATAAATACAACTGTTTAAACCTGGGATGTAATAATATTATCCATTTACCTAATACTAATATTCAAATATCCTATTGTAATTTTTGGATGTAAAATAGGATctttaaacaacaaaaaaagtagGGCATTTTGCAAAAAAAGGATCCGTCAAAAACTTAATCGAAACTTGCAATTGTTTCTTTTAAATCATAATAGTGTCTTAATTGTGGTTTTAATATGGCTATACCCAGGCTCACACTTTAATTACATGATATTTCTTCTGCGACTTTTTTATGATTCCTGTCATCATACTTTTCAAAGATGGCGTCATAGAACAAGGAGGTATATTGGACTAATATCCTGAATAGAATTTTGTAATGGAATTCTAGAAGGTAATGGACTGCATTGTCTGCTTAATACATTGATATGTTCGAAATGATTTaagaaatttcaaataattatctTCCTATGAAATTTGTCGCACACCAATGCTTAAAGCTACCTTGACCTAGGTGACTGACCTATAGAGTCACCGTACACCGCGTGGCTCATTCTACCCAACTACAAAGAATAAACAATATGGAGAAAGAAATGGCTGGCGAAATTTGTAAAGTGGCGGCCACAGTATTTGCCGGTCTCTTCGCAGGTAGTGCCCTTGGTAGCAATTACACTACTATACCAGCTTTGATGAAGATTGAAGACACGGCTGCATTACGAGTAGGATGGAAGCACCATTTTCTCCTTGGAGCAAAATACATGGCGAGTACAATGTTAAAACAGCGGGTATTGGGAAATATGTTCCATAtgtctatgtttacattaacgGGTAGCTTGACAAGCTTCCACCTcgctatgtacagtatatggtatatgtgtatataatcaCGGGGGTGAACTTGATCGGTATCAAGTTGGCTAATCTTAGTTTATCACGGGTAGTGGTTTGCGGCTGTAAAGAACTGTCCAGCAGAGTCCCTTTACTAACTTACTTTGATTTTTAACCAACCTATTCCATACTTTTTTTGTCTAGCATAaaattactacatgtatattttaatatataatatttcattctaAATGTTGATTCAAATATGGGGTGACGAGCTTCCTATTCTCAACCCGTTCAGCTTCTCCACCGTGATATTTGTAATgacatttgtaaataaaaagtattgttaacatgtattttatcaaaCGTCCTCGAGATATTTTCGGTAACGTCTGAGTTCGGCAAAATCACATAGATTTGTCATAGAGGTTGGATTATAAagtgaagtttgatgaaaaaaacttttttttttcaaatttcatacataaatatacgaaaaaaaatatatgaccAATATGAACATTATGATcaattaagttaaaaaaaatgttgaccTTGAATTTGTCAGGGACTCACTgctagatttaaaaaaaaaaacctttatgTAAGGAAGAATTAGATACTAGATAAACGTTCCATTTTGAGGTGATATCAAAGGTTGTCCGCCCAGCTTTTATCAGAGATACTCAGCTAGTCCATAGGTTCTAGACAGCTCCTTTTTTACGACTAGTCCGCCCGTCACTAATCCATACCCGATTCCAGAGGGTCAAGGGTAGCGTGGGTAGTAAAGTTGGACATTCTTTTGTTGCCAACCAAATGACGCAACGTTGAAACTTAACTACTGATAAAATCTCGGTTGTCctatcgtgtgtgatattttttgTCGTTCTGTTTAATGATATAGGACAGTTGTCTATGGAAATTAATTCAAATCATTTTAATGATATCGCTTgtataaattaattacaaaagATATTGAAAGTTAATGAAGTCAATTACCATTGAACTGATAACAATACCACAACATTCCTCTGTATGAAATACTGTCggtttaaataattttaatacaTATGTGGATAAAGTAAATTCGCCGCCAcaacaaatatgaaatacatataaaacatttcagtttttttttctgttttgtttttttgtttgtttttttttttcatttaaaatatataacttattaaTTACAtcaattacatattgtattatattacctTAGAATATGTGTATCATATTGCCAAAAAACGCTATCCATGTGTTTCTGTTGAAAATCGTTTGACTAGGAACTCTCGTGTTTGAATATATGATCAAAAAGGCTTCTAGTATATATTGAAAAAGCTGATAACTTAAATTCGTTTGTTAGATTACCTAATTAGTGATGCCTGATTACCAAGACAATAACGATTGCCAACCTGATTGCTCTAATCGACAAATATACATGACACATTAGTATTTCACTTTTGTTAAtagtatatattaaaatatatgtacatcatgtatCATTTTACTAATTCATATCTAAAGGTGTCGTTCCTGTGTCTTTATCTCAATACGGATACACATGTCTGAATGTTTGAATAGTATAtaacttacatatatatgttacccAATTACTGATATTGGATAATTACTTATACCTAATAACCGAGACTATACAATTGGGTGAAGTATAGAATGATGAAAGGTTGCTAAGGATTGTTgttcatgatgatgatgatgaggatgaggatgaggatgaggatgatgatggatgatgatgatgataatgtttgtcATCGAGTGTGGATCACAATAATGATGGTACATTTGTGGATGATAAAGATGagattggtgatgatatactttAATTATGATGCTGAAGATGATGATTATCATGCATGGATTATAATGAAATTAggtgatattttcatttttatacataatgttgttggtgtgtatgtgtgtgagataTCGTatatcttttttgtttatatgcaaaaaatggtgaaaaataaaaaaaaaaaaaaaaaaattacaaaaaaaaagactaTACAATTGCCCACCTGATTACTCTAATCGCATGCACTTTGAATTGGTCGAGTACCATTTCGTAAGTTTCTAATTCTGAAATTGGATGAGCTAATCACTGCTTTATGTTATCATTACACGATAGagtgtctatatgtattatCTAATTTGAGATGTTTCTATTACACACAGCCTGGTCTTGCATTGGGCAGTGCGATAACTGGAGGCGTGGCCAGCTACCTGGATAACACGGACACCAAATATTACTGGCTGACTGGTGTTGGATGCCTCGCTTTCAATTTCCCCTACACAAGCATAGTCATGATTAGTGACATCCGCAAACTACTCAAAGATGACGTCATAGAAACTAGAGGTGATTATGGAACCGGCAATCCTTAAACATTGTATTGGGAATTAAACATATGATAGTTGAATCCTACAAAACTGTTTTATCGATTTAAGAAGAGATGGTTGTGTATCACAATACactactgtaaaagtggaaatgttcGCGGCGTGGAAATTGTCGCTTATTTCGCTACTATAAAATATCCGCGAAATTATCCACacgtatattatattatattattttttttattacaaattgcttTCTTTTCATCATAAGAGAACTGACCTTCAAGCAACGCATTTCATATTAACAATTTCCCGAGATGGATAACAAAGCAATAtgctttacttacatcttaACTGATCACATGATCGGCCTGTTCTCCTATGAATTCGGCCATGAAATATTTTGGCACATTTCATTGACTGTACCGGTCAGAAattaattgtgacgtcatgatatgAGCAGTGGAATTATGTCATGATTTGCAAATGGCGTATCGAAAGGGCTGACTCGGTTTTGTTTGTCCTCCCTATCTACGCTTTAAAAATCGCGACAAAATGATTCTGAGTGAAATCTccaatttaattatataatatctttgTTAAATTGTACAAGGTAAAACATTTTCCGAAATACGTAACCATTCATCATAAAATACAGTCATTATGTGTTTGATTTTCTCTAGGTGCAGACTGGGTCCGAGCGAATATCGACACGTGGGACAAACGCCACTTTGTACGCAGCATTGTGTCATCTGTTGGTTTTGGGATATTCCTTTATTCTCTCTACAACCGGAAATGACATTTGTCTTTTGCAATTTGTCTTGGTGATGAAGAGGAAAGGGACGAGAGTATCGTGTAGTACGTCAATTCAACACTGTCGAATTGATGCTTTATGAAacacaatatacagtgtacatgtagttgtataTTAACGTATCTGAAGATGTTTAATAAAACCGTGAAGAAAGTTTGGTTTTAGGCTAAATGTGCgtatgatatttttcataaaatgtcaGGGAACAGAATTCATACTTAAATTGTGGTATTATTCAGGAATATACATTAACTTTAAGTGGATGTGACTGGACCACTTTAGTTTAGGTTTGCTATTGTGCGCGTTACCCGTTTTGTCTATGATTATGTTATGCATATCTTGTCTTGCTGtaacatagaaatatttaataaagcatttttttatttaaataataagcatattttctttgttttgccATTACATTAAAACAAGATGCGTGAATGGACTTATTTAACAAGTACAGTATGCTGCATGGGTACtacagaaagacagacagacagacttgGAGTAAACCTAGAGTCTCACCGGTTTCACCAGTAGGGGACTTATAAAATACAACAGTTGAAACttggaatgtaaatataaaatccATTTGACTTTTATTCAAATATCTCATTTCGACATCTATAAACAACAACGAAAGTAGAGCATTTTGCGTAAAAGGATTTTTCAAAAAGTTtattgaaagatttttttctttacatgtCTAAGCAGGCCTTCAGCTCAAATTGGTTCAAATTCAAAATGCAAATGTATGGCTActattgtgatatacaagttgaagaagaagaagaagaagaagaagaagaagaagaagaagaagaagaagaagaagaagaagaagaagaacaacaacaacaacaacaacaacaatatattcacgtgaaattcacgtgaagaaatattgcctgtgtatgTCACAGATAGTCGTGACGAGCTTTTCTATTTTCATACTCATAGAATAAAAGTCAACCCATGTCTTGTAAGATACTTCTTTCCACAAATCAAGACATTTAGTCTTTTCAAACTAGTGTTTTACTGCACGTGCAGATCAGTGTTGACCCAGGATGCAAACTCTACACGCGGATGACAGCGCAATCATCTTCTTGCGCAAATACCAAAAGATATCCCTGAAATTCTATAAACAGCAATCGTGCCATGACTGGATTACGATATTAAACTATTCTTATATCTTGGGAAAACAAAGAGTACAGATAGTAACTGTCTCACTGtttgagttcgaaacctacgtggggcagttgcctggtactgaccgtaggccggtgttttttctccgggtactctggctctcctccatctccaaaaccatGACTCTGGCTGTcaaaaggacgttaaacaaaataaataaataaataaataaataaaattaaggcGAGTCTATGTGTCACAAATTCTGATGACGAATATCAGCTATCGAGCTTCGATTCCTCACTGTCTTGAAACGTCAAAAGTGTGTTCGGTAAGTCATGGAAGAATAATGTtcaagtttatttatttaattatttataaattcattcattcatttatgtctatgtttttatttatttcaccgTAGCTACTGAGAACAATACATCAACAAGCTGACGACCGATGCTTTTATCAACCATATGGCTATTACAATATGTTGACATACGTCGATGTATATCGCTGGGAgttaaaatgataattgaaTCGGCTGACCGCGGTTAGATTGCTGGTTAACTTAAGTTAATGAGTCGCTAGCTTCATCACCTTGTGCATTTGACAGATGACGTAGTTTTACATAATGGAAAAGAATTGCCCTGAAGGTAAGATTGTTTACCCTTAAGTATACATATGAATATGTCGGTTATGTTCACACAAAGGCTAAAGACAAgttttttatctatatacacatatgtatgaTATAGATTATACGTCCCTGTCATAACTACGTGGAAAGTTTTCGAATACTTAAAGTTTTGCACATAATGGGTTTTCTCCTACCTGTACGTAATCAGTTTAATTAGGCTCTATTatcattatctatttatttttttatactatcagtttaatttttattttattaatttaatttttgaaattttgttaatACAGTAACAATTTTTACTGCAGTATATCGCATTtgccagtatatatataaacatcccAGGCAACAATCTCATGACGCGGGACAAACAAACTTGACGGAACATTAGTTTGGGTAGAAAATTCTGTCATCACGTAACGAGAATGTCGACATACCGACCGGCTGTATTTGTAGCAAGTTCAATACAAGACTTGGCCCGTGTCGTCGCTCGTCTGCTACCACAAGTGGAAGTAAAGAATCTCTGTATTCAATCTGAAGGTAGGAATGTATAATGATAGTAAGAATATAAGAACATTTCGATAACTTATGTGAATTGTAGACGTATACCCCGGTAAATATTGCCCGGCAATGGTTTGCTGtccatgaaatatttgtttcatttatcACATTGTCCCAGGACGCAAGCCGCATGTTTATCTTTATATCACCTTTCATCTTAATCAAATTATCACTTCATTGTTTAATCATATCATTCTGTTTCATGTCGCTGTGTGTTTAATTATGGTTTATTGGGATTGCCTCCCTTTGATC
Above is a window of Pecten maximus chromosome 7, xPecMax1.1, whole genome shotgun sequence DNA encoding:
- the LOC117330746 gene encoding uncharacterized protein LOC117330746; the encoded protein is MEKEMAGEICKVAATVFAGLFAGSALGSNYTTIPALMKIEDTAALRVGWKHHFLLGAKYMPGLALGSAITGGVASYLDNTDTKYYWLTGVGCLAFNFPYTSIVMISDIRKLLKDDVIETRGADWVRANIDTWDKRHFVRSIVSSVGFGIFLYSLYNRK